In Persephonella sp., a single window of DNA contains:
- a CDS encoding multiheme c-type cytochrome: protein MPLLLLLLAAFIAGCDKVEKLFLEEDLLQRPPAKRCSECHQNIYNQWLDSRHAKAWTSPHYIEASNNHTKTKCLSCHAPLEIHPEEKPQLRNKLRKEGVNCFSCHYKEETNSMHGPYDVFSPPHYSTYDPVYITSKVCSSCHQKTYQQWQQTASKRNCQECHMPAKKGRLIQKFPFTYLHSKKDIHSHKFPASIASEKDFQVKVSIDDDILTLSIKNTGIPHSVPTADNGKPKLYIYLTGFKNGDEIFNQMQIINSKDPLKFGKWKEMDFFIDSKPDKVVITILRKLSWKDKKEKVLQKEFQF from the coding sequence ATGCCTTTACTCCTGCTATTATTAGCGGCTTTCATAGCAGGTTGCGACAAAGTAGAAAAATTATTCTTAGAGGAGGACCTGCTCCAGCGTCCTCCTGCCAAAAGATGTTCAGAATGCCATCAAAACATATACAACCAATGGCTTGATTCCAGACATGCAAAAGCATGGACTTCTCCCCATTATATAGAAGCAAGTAATAACCATACTAAAACTAAATGTCTTTCCTGCCACGCACCCCTTGAGATACATCCTGAAGAAAAACCACAGCTAAGAAATAAACTTAGGAAAGAAGGAGTTAACTGCTTTTCCTGCCATTACAAAGAAGAAACAAATTCAATGCATGGTCCCTATGATGTATTTTCTCCGCCTCACTACTCCACTTATGACCCTGTTTATATAACATCAAAGGTTTGTTCTTCCTGCCATCAAAAAACTTATCAGCAATGGCAACAGACAGCTTCAAAGAGAAACTGTCAGGAATGCCACATGCCAGCCAAAAAGGGCAGACTTATCCAAAAATTCCCGTTTACATACCTGCATTCTAAAAAAGATATCCATTCCCATAAATTTCCTGCTTCTATAGCCTCTGAAAAGGATTTTCAGGTTAAGGTTTCCATTGATGATGATATCCTTACCCTTAGCATAAAAAACACAGGAATACCCCATTCAGTTCCTACAGCTGATAACGGAAAACCTAAGCTTTATATATACTTGACAGGATTTAAAAATGGAGATGAAATCTTTAATCAGATGCAGATAATAAATTCCAAAGACCCTCTAAAATTTGGAAAATGGAAAGAGATGGATTTCTTTATTGATTCAAAACCGGATAAAGTAGTGATTACAATCTTGAGAAAACTTTCATGGAAAGATAAAAAGGAAAAAGTTCTTCAAAAAGAGTTTCAATTTTGA
- a CDS encoding class I SAM-dependent methyltransferase yields MDIGKRFDAVANRYDTPEKYKRSEDFLKAILNNLPDTKSFKVMDIGAGTGILDIMLAPYVKEIVAFDLSEGMLNVFKEKIEKNNINNIRIYKHDIISEGFPEKDFDLIITSMTFHHLDDPIEVLKKLKEYLKTGGYIAVIDLYKEDGTFHSDNTDVKHFGFDEKEVENWLKESGLEKVKYQIVHTITKEREGQKRDYPVFMIMAIKR; encoded by the coding sequence ATGGATATAGGAAAAAGATTTGACGCAGTTGCAAACAGATACGACACCCCGGAAAAATACAAAAGGTCTGAGGATTTCCTGAAGGCTATTTTAAACAATCTTCCTGATACCAAGAGCTTTAAAGTTATGGATATAGGAGCAGGCACAGGTATTCTGGATATAATGCTTGCACCTTACGTAAAAGAGATTGTAGCTTTTGACCTTTCTGAAGGAATGCTTAATGTTTTCAAAGAAAAAATTGAGAAAAATAATATAAACAACATAAGAATTTATAAACATGACATTATATCAGAGGGCTTTCCTGAAAAGGATTTTGACCTGATTATCACCTCAATGACATTTCACCATCTTGATGACCCAATTGAAGTCCTAAAAAAGCTAAAGGAATATCTTAAAACAGGGGGCTATATTGCAGTAATAGACCTCTACAAAGAAGATGGCACATTTCATTCAGATAATACAGATGTAAAACATTTTGGCTTTGATGAGAAAGAGGTTGAAAACTGGCTAAAAGAAAGCGGTCTGGAAAAAGTCAAATACCAGATAGTCCATACCATAACCAAAGAAAGAGAAGGGCAAAAAAGAGATTATCCTGTTTTTATGATTATGGCCATAAAAAGATAA
- a CDS encoding rubredoxin — protein MIIKDRTIGRFRCKVCGYIYDPEKGDEKRAISPGIRFEELPDKWRCPVCEYPKSHFYRID, from the coding sequence GTGATTATCAAGGACAGGACTATAGGCAGGTTTAGATGTAAAGTCTGCGGGTATATATATGACCCTGAAAAAGGAGATGAAAAAAGGGCTATTTCCCCAGGAATAAGATTTGAGGAACTTCCTGATAAGTGGAGATGTCCTGTTTGTGAATATCCTAAATCCCATTTTTACAGGATTGACTGA
- a CDS encoding adenylate/guanylate cyclase domain-containing protein, with product MELWGFFEKLKEKLSYLENIRIETYNTIEQAINNAKVEKPIWNRVDNVVVVLVDLKNSTQISNRKTKRVYAKFLEYTGYPFVKISKSFGSEFIDIKGDGGISLFSGEYAEIKAFLAAKTFKTFQEEYVREKFKNKYGVNLSFGIGISKGDLLVKLIGQRGDDKFFVWAGNAINNAALISKNVKRFSNKTVIGIDENIYNVLNQEKFKNYLVISCGCLKGENISPWKKYYTKKKSNFKYYKIESDWCKKHGEKHINAVLKIIENY from the coding sequence ATGGAACTTTGGGGTTTCTTTGAGAAATTAAAAGAAAAACTAAGCTATTTAGAAAATATTAGAATAGAAACCTACAATACTATAGAACAAGCAATAAATAATGCAAAAGTAGAAAAGCCAATTTGGAATAGAGTTGATAACGTTGTAGTTGTTCTTGTAGATTTAAAGAATTCAACACAGATCTCTAATAGAAAAACAAAAAGAGTTTATGCTAAATTTTTAGAGTATACGGGATATCCATTTGTAAAGATTAGCAAAAGCTTTGGTTCCGAATTTATTGACATAAAAGGAGATGGGGGAATATCTCTTTTCTCTGGTGAATATGCGGAAATTAAAGCTTTTCTGGCAGCTAAAACGTTCAAAACGTTTCAAGAAGAGTATGTAAGGGAAAAATTCAAAAATAAATATGGTGTAAATCTTTCTTTTGGAATCGGAATTTCTAAAGGAGATCTATTAGTAAAACTAATTGGACAAAGAGGAGATGATAAATTCTTTGTTTGGGCAGGTAATGCTATCAATAATGCAGCATTAATCTCGAAAAATGTGAAACGTTTTTCTAACAAAACGGTAATAGGAATTGATGAAAACATATATAATGTTTTAAATCAAGAAAAGTTTAAGAATTACTTAGTTATTTCTTGTGGATGTTTAAAAGGCGAAAATATTAGTCCTTGGAAAAAATATTATACAAAAAAGAAAAGCAATTTTAAGTATTATAAAATCGAAAGTGATTGGTGCAAGAAGCATGGAGAAAAACATATAAATGCTGTTTTGAAAATTATTGAAAATTATTAA
- a CDS encoding nucleotidyltransferase domain-containing protein — translation MEKIKSLSYKDEKIARLLEEIVSIFRENIKISFRLYLFSSFATGRASYFSDLDIALETDENLDFG, via the coding sequence ATGGAAAAGATAAAAAGTTTGTCTTACAAAGATGAAAAAATAGCAAGGCTTTTAGAAGAGATTGTGAGCATTTTCAGGGAAAATATTAAAATTTCATTCAGGCTTTATCTTTTTAGTTCCTTTGCCACCGGAAGAGCCTCATATTTCTCAGATTTGGATATAGCACTTGAAACAGATGAAAATTTGGATTTTGGATAA
- the mtnC gene encoding acireductone synthase gives MVTASLIDIEGTVSPITFVKDVLFPYSEEKMEKFIKENKDKPEIKNILQQVQGIEGKDMDIDEIIQILKRWIKEDRKIAPLKDIQGFIWKEGFESGQIKAPLYEDAYRKMKEWKEKGYKLYIYSSGSVQAQKLFFSHTDKGDILDWFSGHFDTKIGNKKESESYRKIAQEIGLKPEEILFLSDNLDEIKAAAQAGMKVYRLVRPQDAEYIENFEYPQIKSFDEVQL, from the coding sequence ATGGTAACAGCAAGTTTGATAGATATTGAAGGAACAGTTTCACCTATAACATTTGTAAAGGATGTTCTGTTTCCTTATTCAGAAGAAAAAATGGAAAAGTTTATAAAAGAAAACAAAGACAAACCTGAAATAAAAAATATTCTCCAGCAGGTTCAGGGGATAGAAGGAAAGGATATGGATATAGATGAGATAATCCAGATATTAAAAAGATGGATAAAAGAGGACAGGAAAATAGCACCTTTGAAAGATATACAGGGATTTATATGGAAAGAAGGCTTTGAAAGTGGTCAGATAAAAGCTCCTCTTTATGAAGATGCATACCGCAAAATGAAAGAATGGAAAGAAAAGGGATATAAGCTTTATATTTACTCTTCCGGTTCTGTTCAGGCTCAAAAATTATTTTTCTCTCATACAGATAAGGGGGATATTCTGGACTGGTTTTCAGGGCATTTTGATACCAAAATAGGAAACAAAAAAGAGTCAGAATCTTACCGCAAAATCGCACAGGAGATAGGACTAAAGCCTGAAGAAATACTATTTTTATCAGACAATCTTGATGAGATAAAAGCTGCTGCACAGGCAGGAATGAAAGTTTACAGACTGGTAAGGCCGCAAGATGCGGAATATATTGAAAATTTTGAATACCCTCAAATAAAAAGTTTTGACGAGGTTCAACTGTGA
- the rsgA gene encoding ribosome small subunit-dependent GTPase A encodes MKKGLVIDREAQMIGVYTLDDKKTYRGIPRKKVLKKTKIYAGDYVYGEVVDENTFAIEQVEERKNFLVRPPVANVDKVLIVSAIKMPEFDNFLMDNLLVVYEHFQTDPVIIFNKIDLLNQEEKAELEKWTQIYTDAGYDVLWVSAAKNEGIQKLTDYLEGMICVLAGPSGVGKSSILSRLVGVQLEVREVSEKTERGRHTTTGVRLFPFGENSFIGDTPGFSSVDALYFLKPNEVRLYFREFLRYDCKFPDCTHTREPGCQVREAVKNGEISCERYKNYIKIIKEDPALWQELCQ; translated from the coding sequence GTGAAGAAAGGACTTGTTATAGATAGAGAAGCGCAGATGATAGGGGTTTATACCCTTGATGATAAGAAGACATACAGAGGAATACCCAGAAAAAAAGTGTTAAAAAAGACAAAGATATATGCAGGAGATTATGTTTACGGTGAAGTTGTTGATGAAAACACATTTGCCATAGAACAGGTGGAAGAAAGGAAAAATTTCCTTGTCAGGCCACCTGTTGCAAATGTTGATAAAGTGCTGATTGTTTCTGCTATAAAAATGCCCGAGTTTGATAATTTCCTGATGGACAATCTACTTGTTGTTTATGAACATTTTCAGACAGACCCGGTTATTATTTTTAATAAGATTGACCTGCTTAATCAAGAAGAAAAAGCAGAATTGGAAAAATGGACACAGATTTACACAGATGCCGGTTATGATGTGCTCTGGGTCAGTGCAGCTAAAAATGAGGGAATTCAGAAACTAACAGACTATCTGGAAGGAATGATTTGCGTTCTTGCAGGACCTTCAGGAGTAGGTAAGTCTTCAATCCTATCCAGACTTGTTGGTGTTCAGCTGGAAGTAAGGGAAGTTAGCGAGAAAACAGAAAGGGGAAGACATACAACAACAGGTGTAAGGCTGTTTCCATTTGGGGAAAACTCATTCATAGGCGACACCCCTGGATTTTCCAGCGTTGATGCGCTGTATTTCCTTAAACCAAATGAAGTAAGGCTTTATTTCAGAGAGTTCCTGAGATACGACTGTAAGTTCCCTGATTGCACACACACCAGAGAACCGGGATGTCAGGTCAGGGAAGCAGTAAAGAACGGTGAAATATCCTGTGAAAGATACAAAAACTACATAAAAATAATAAAGGAAGACCCTGCCTTATGGCAGGAATTATGTCAATAG